The Arthrobacter zhaoxinii sequence CCGAATAAAATGCAGAATGTTTAGCACAAATGAGGGTCGCATGCCGGAAAGTTCCCTAAATCCACTGGATCTGCGGATTATCAACGCACTCCAGATTTATCCGCGGGCGCCCTGGACCCAGCTGGCGCCCATCCTCGGGGCCGACGCTGCCACGCTGAACCGCCGCTGGCGGGACCTGCACGCGGCGGGCAGCGCGTGGATCAGCACCTTTGACACGGGCAGCTGGGAGGCGGGGGCGCTGGTCGAGATTAACTGCCATTCGGGCGCCAACCTGCGCGTGGCGGCAGCGCTGGCCGAGACGCCGGAAGCCATCGGCGTCGACCTTACCGCCGGCGGCCGCGACATCGTGGCCACCGTTGCGGCCTCCAGCGAAGCCGCGCTCTGGGCGTATCTGCTGGACGAACTGCCGCTGGTCGACGGCATTGAATCCGTCCGCAGCCATCCGATTGCGCGCAACGTGTTCGACGGCAGCGCCTGGCGGGTGCGGGCCCTGGATGCCGTGGAAACCTCGCAGGTGCAGGCCCTGCTACCTGCCGCCGGCGGCCGTCCGGCCGGCCGGAACGCCCGCCTGGAGCGGGAGATCATTGCCGTCCTGAACCAGGACGGCCGGGCCACCGCGACGGCAATCGGCACCGCGCTGGGCGAAAGCGCGCGGCATATCCGCGAAACCCTGGCGCAGATGACCGCGTCCGGGCGGCTGCACCAGCGCACCGACCTGGTCCGCGGTGCCTCGGGCTGGCCGGTGAGCGCCTGGTATTTCCTCCGGGTACCGGCTTCCAAGCTCGACGCCGTGGCCGCCCGGCTGCCGCATCTGGACGAACTGCGGATCGTCTCGCACACGGTGGGACCGTATGACCTGATCATGGGCGTCTGGCTCAAGAGCCTGGCCGAGGTGCAGCGGCTGGAGCAGCATCTGGAGGTGAAGCTGTCCGGGGTGTCAACGGCGGACCGCTCGGTGGTCCTGCGCAGCGTCAAGCAGCTCGGGCAGATTCTGGACCACCGCGGGCGGGCCACCGGCCGGAGCAACCTGCACGCGGTCTAGGGGCTTAGCTCTCCAGAGCGTAAACCTGAGCCGGGTCGCGCTCGAGGATTCGGTCCCGCATTTCGCGCTTGAGGACTTCCAGGTGGGCCAGCTCCGCGGCGGTCTTGTCCGGCTTGGCGGTGAGCTCGATGAACTCGTCCGCGACGATGCCCTCGTTCCGGATCACGCAGGTGACGGTTGCGTCCCCGGCGGTCAGCTCGAAGACGTAGCGGGCCAGGGTGTTGCCACGCTCGGGCCGGGCGAGTTCCGGCAGGACGGCATAGCGGTCGCCGGTGACCGCACGGGTCACGAGTTCGAAGGCGTCCCGGGCGCCGGGACCGCCGAAGGGGGTGCGGATCCGGATGTCGCGGCGCTCCACCCGGCCGCCGGGGGTTCGTGCGGCCAGCTCAGGCAGCGCCCGGCCGAGTGCGGCGAAGGCATGCGCGACGCCGCCGGGGAAGCCGGGGCCGTGGTACTTCATGCAGTCGGCGAAGGTGAAGTCCAGCTGCACGCCGTCCTCCCACACGGTGAGCGTGCGTTCGGGGTTCGGGATCGGCGTCGGTTCGGGGCGTTCGGGGGTGGCTGCGGGCTTGCTCATGGTGGGGTCTTACTCTCGGTGCGGGGAAATCTGGCCATCAAAACTTTACCGACCTACCGGTTTATGCGCCTAGCCGGGGCCGTTCCGCGGCGTCGGATCCAAGCCATTGTGGCGTTTGAGGTAAGACTTTAATATGTTCGTGGGGGAGCCCGTGGTCCTCGTTCTGTAAGGGGCGATCCAAATGACTGACTTCTTTACGGCCCAGCCGGGCGAGACCGCGGCTCCATTGCCGCCGGGGCCCATCCTCTGTACCGGGACGGTCGGAATGCGGCGCGTTCACCGTTTTTTCCTTTGGGCCTACGACGAGGCACCCGGCCTGGTGCGGTCCACCCCTATTGGCGATACGGATCGCGCCGCATACGTTGGGGAAGTGCTCGGAAACTTCGACAGCGTGCTGCACATCCACCACGAGGGTGAGGACCTGCTCATGTATCCCCAGCTGGCTGGCCGGGCACCGGGGTGCGCCCTGCATGTAGCGCAGATGCTGGAACAGCACCGGCAGGTGGGGCAGCGGCTTGAACACATCGAACCGGTCCGGCGACGCTGGATGGAGACGGCGGACGCGGCGGCCGGCGAGGAACTCGCTGAACGCTATGAGGACCTCTCCGCTCTGCTTAAAGTGCACCTGCGCCGCGAAGTCACTGAGGTGATGCCCGTGGTGGACAGGGTGTTGAGCGAAAAGGAAATGGACGCGGTCGGCCAGCACGGGATTGAACAGTTCGACAAGAAGTTTTTGGTGGGCTACCTCGGGATGATGATGGCCACGAACCCTTTGGACGACCGAAAGGCTTTCTTCAAGGAAATCCCTGCGCCGGTCAGACTTGCCTACCGCCTCGTGGGGCGCCGAATGTATCGGCGACAATATTCGTCACTCTTTCCCGGGCGTGAAATCCCGGAGACACTTTAATCTGTTCGTTAGCATCCGTGCGGTTTCTCTTTTCGCCGACCTGCCGATTTATCCACCTAGCCGGAGCGGTGCCGCGCAGCAGCGTTGAGCCGTGCGGCCTGCAGGGTCAGGTGGTTCCGCTCCGCCAGATTCGGCGCCAGCAGTGCGGCCTCCGTATAGAGCCGAGCGGCCTGTTCGACGTCGCCGCTCTTCTCATGCAGGTACGCCCGCGCCGCAGTGTGCCGGGGGAGCGACGCCTCCAGTTCCGCCAGCGCGGCAAGGCCGGCACGCGGCCCGTCCGCCTCACCGACGGCGACGGCCCGATTTAACTTCGCGACCGGGCTGCCCGTGAGCCGAACCAGTTCGTCGTACCACTGCACAATCTGTGGCCAGTCGGTCTCCTCCGCCTTCTGCGCATCCGCATGCAGGGCGGCGACGGCGGCCTGGGCCTGGTATTCACCCAGCCGGTCACGCGCCAGCGCCCGCTGCAGGATACCGACCCCTTCGGAGATCGCGCGGGTATCCCAGCGGCCGCGGTCCTGCTGCGCCAGCGGAACGAGCCGACCGCCGTCGTCAATCCGCGCCGGCCGGCGGGCGTGGTGCAGCAGCATCAGCGCCAGCAGTCCCCGCACCTCCGGATGGTCGACGGCGGCGGCCAGCTGCCGGGTGAGCCGGATGGCTTCGGCGGCGAGGTCGACGTCGCCCGAGTAGCCCTCGTTGAACACCAGATACAGCACGCGCAGCACGGTGGCGACGTCGCCGGGGGTGTCGAACCGGACGCCGGCGACGGTCCGTTTGGCCCGGCTGATCCGCTGGGCCATGGTCGCCTCGCCGACCAGATACGCGGCGGCGATCTGCCGGGTGGTCAGCCCGCCGACGGCGCGCAGGGTCAGCGCGACCGCCGAGGACGGGGACAGCGACGGATGCGCACAGAGGAAATACAGCTGCAGCGTGTCGTCGGTGGAGCCGACGACGCCGGGTGCGGGTTCGGCGTCGATCCTTAGTTCACGACGACGGCGGGACGACTCTGCGCGGGCCGCGTCGAGGAACTTCCGCCACGCGGCGGTGACCAGCCAGCCCTTCGGGTCCCGGGGCGGATTCTCCGGCCAGGTGCGCAGGGCTTCGAGCAGAGCGTCCTGCACCGCGTCTTCGGCCGCCGCGAAGTCGGCTCCGCGGCGGACGAGGACGGCGATGACCTGCGGGGTGAGCACCCGCAGCCGGCTTTCCTCCACGGGGTTATTCCGTGATCGTGACGGGCGCAGCCAGGAACGGACGGACCTCGATCCACTCGTGCAGCGGTTTGCCGCCGGCGGCCGGTGCCGCGGACAGCTCGCCGGCCAGTTCGAGTGCGCGGTCATAGCCGTCCACATCGATGGCGAACCAGCCGGCAATCAGGTCCTTGGTTTCCGCGAACGGACCGTCGGTCACCGGAGGCCGACCCTCGCCGTCGTACCGCACGAAGGTTCCCTCGGGGGAGAGGGCCTGGCCCTCGACGTATTCGCCGTTGGCCTGCAGCCGTTCGGCATAATCCTCCATAAACTGCATGTGCGCCGCGACTTCATCCGGTGTCCACTGGTCCATCGGTACGTTGTTGAGCGCCTCGGGTGCGCCGCGGTAGTGCTTGAGCAACAGAAACTTGGCCATGACGGTCTCCCTTGTTCTCCTGCAACTGTTCCCCCACGACACCGCCATTGTGGCTGTGTTCACTGCTGGGACGGAACGGGGAAGGGAATCTCGACATGGAATTGCAGGGCCGTTTCCGCGGCCGTCTGAGAGTTTCGGCGGAGCCTAGGCAGCTGTGCCGGGCGGGCGTAGCGTCGGTAGGCGTGAGTGAAGTTTCGCTGCCGCTGCGTCTGGCCCGGGCCGTGGGTACCAGCCCGGTCGCGGAACGCGTTGCCGCCGCCCAGGAGTTCCTCTACAAACCGGTTCTCGAATGGGCGCGGAAAAGCCCGTTCCATACCGGCGTCCTTGGGCACTCAATCCATCCGCCGCTCACTGATCTGACGCTTGGCTGCTGGGGCAGCGCGTCCATCCTCGATGTAGCCGGAGGACCTCAGTCACGGCACGGTGCCGCCGTCCTGGTGGGCGCGGGGCTGGCCGCGGCGGTGCCCACCGCTATCGCCGGGGCCAGCGACTGGGCAGGAATGACCGGCGACGCACGTCGAATCGGCGCCGTTCATGCCCTGGGTACCGATGTGGCGGTGTTTACCAACGCGGGATCCCTGATCGCCCGGGCACGCGGCCGGCACGGACTGGGCGTGGCCCTGGCCCTTGCCGGCAATGCGGTTCTGGCGGGTTCCGGCTTCCTGGGCGGGCATCTGGCGCTCAACCGCGGAACGGCCCGCCGGGTACCTGTCGACGTCTGAGGGGTTTGCACGCGGGACTCAAGCGAGAGAAGTCAGGAACGCCGTCGTATCCGCTGCGACCTGTTCGGGGCATTCCCACAACACCAAGTGAGCGGCGTCGGGATAGATCTTCAGTTCCGCTCCGTCTATGCGGGCGGCCAGGGTGTCCTGGTCCGCGCGGGGCAGCAGGCCGTCCTGTCCGCCCAACAGGATCAGCGTGGGAACGTCGATGGTTCCCGTTTCGGTTGGCGGAACTGCCGTGTACAGGCCGCGCAGACTCAGCTTCCACGCGTGCGCTGGCATCTTGACGCCGTCACGCACCCGGTCCTCCATGAACCACGGGGGAACCTCCTGGATGAGGGGAAACGAAGCGAGGAAACCGCGCACCCAGTCCTCGGCGACCGGATCAGTCAAGCCGTTGACGTCGTCGGCGAACCCGGGCCGGCCCTGCAGGGTCAAGGGGGAGCCCACCAGCACAAGCGCCGCCACCCGGTCAGGGTGCTCAATGGCCAACTGCTGGGCCACATAGCCGCCGCTCGAGGAGCCAAGGACCGACGTCGTCGCCACCTCGAGAGCGTCCAGAACCGCTGCGGCATCCGCTGCCTGTTCTGCCAGCGAGTATCCGTCCTGCGGTTTGGCGGCATCGCCATGGCCGCGGAGGTCCGGGGCATAGACCCGGAAGTTGGCTAGACCGGGCAGCAGCCTGTCGAAGCTCCGGCGGGATTCGGCCCAGGCGTGCAGCAGCAAGACCGGTGGTGCATCGGCGTCGCCCTGGACGAGACACGGCACAGTGATGCCGGTGTGAAGCCGAAGATTCCGGACCTCGGATGCCATGGTTCAGGGTACGTCGCGCGGGCGAGAGGTTCGAGTAGAAAGCCATCGCAGCTAAGTCGCGGCGGAGAGCTCTGGATAAAGACAACGCATAACATCCGCAGCAGGTTCGTTATCTGGACCGGTAGGTTCGCTATATGAGCAGATGCTTCGTGAGCTCCCGCTCTCCCGTCGTTATCGCGGCCGCTGCAAGAGACAACCTTGAACAGTTACATGACCAGACAGACGCCCTCATCATCCAGCCTTTGTTGCTGTATTCACCTTGGCGCGGCGGGAAAATGTCCTCCAGGGTGGAACTGGTCCTATGAAGTATGGAGCCCGCTAAAGTGACCTAACCGTAACACCTGACTAGAAATACGACAGAAACTCAACTTGTCGAAGCGATGCCGTTGGTTTCAACCCATGACGGCAGTTAGCAAGGTAGGATGCACGGTATGGCACTGGGTATGCAAGATCATAGTGAGATCCGGGACTCGGAACTCAAGGAACTGTCAAATAGGGTTTCAAAAAGAAGTTATGGCAGTTATATGCTAGCCATGCACCTGAATAAGCTTCGAGCGTATTCAGGTGCTTCCATTCGGTTCGACTTTCCGGTCACAGCACTTGTAGGACCTAATGGGGGCGGTAAAACCACAGTGTTGGGTGCTGCTGCCCTCATTTTCGAGGCGATCCCGCCCCGGCGTTTTTTCGCAAAGAGTGGCAAATATGACGCCAGTATGCTCAATTGGAAAGTCGAATACGAGCTTCTGGAGCGCGATAGTAAGAATACTGTCGCAACTCGGACAGCCAGTTACCGTAAGTCAAAATGGAACAGAACCGGTATAAAAAGGCCAGTCCTGCTCTTCGGTGTCACTCGTACAATCCCCGCAAGTGAACGAACCGACTTGCATTCCTTTATTGGCGGTTCCTTTGAAGGATATAGTGAGCAGGTGCTCTCCGAGGGAACTCGGGAAGCTGTTCAGCGAATTCTCGGAAAAGAAGCGCAGAGGTATCTCCTGGTAGATGCGTCAAAAATGAGTGACAAGAAGTTGTATGCTGCGACGACGCCCTCAGGGGACGCGTACTCCGAGTTTCACTTTGGTGCTGGCGAAGCTAGTGTCATCCGCATAGTTGCAGATATTGAAAAAAGCCCCGATGAGTCGCTAATTCTGATTGAAGAAATTGAAAATGGTCTACATCCGGTGGCAACGAAACGCCTCGTCGAGTACCTCATAGGTGTGGCCAGGAGGAAGTCGTGCCAGGTTATATTCTCGACGCACTCCAACGATGCCCTGGCACCACTGCCAGATGAAGCCGTCTGGTCTTGTAATAACGGAACTCTAGCCCAAGGAAAATTAGATGTTGGCGCTCTCCGTACGCTGACCGGACAAGTTCAGGCGTCATTTGCCATTTTCGTTGAAGACCGCTTCGCAGAAGAAATGGCGCTGGCGGCGTTGCGTCGCTATCACCGAACTATGGGTGTGGACCTGCTCGGTGTAGCAATCCATGCCGTAGGCGGTCATGGAAATGCGGCTAAGTTCGCCCGTGCCCACAACGACAATCCGGCTATATCGTTTCGAGCCATGGCCATTCTCGACGGTGATATGAAGGATAAGGTCGATCAGGATAAAATGATAGTTGCATTTCCTGGGGATAGTGACCCCGAGCTCCACGTCGCAATTTCTATCGCGAGCATCCTAGACCGAGTGGCGGCAAAGATCGCCGTTTCCTTCGGACTCCCTGTTTCCGAGCAGACTCGGGTTAGCGAGGTGATTCGCAGTCGCATGCGAACAAATCATGACCCACATGTGCTCTTTGAGCAGATTGGTGAGGATCTGGACTTCACTGCGGGTATTACTGTTGAGCGGACATTCCTCGGGCTCTGGGCAGAAGAGTTCCCCGAAGAGGTCGAAGCGATCTTCGCCCCAGTAAAGGCTGTCATGCCTCGGCGCAGCTCAAAACCGCAGGCTTCGCTGGCCTAGTTTCTGCTGTTTGCGCTTACTCGTCTGGAGCACACAAGTGCGTCGATTGCCGACGCTCTATCGTCTTAACCTTGGCTCCTAGTTTTGCGAGGGTCCACTCACCCACGCTCCCCTTAGTACGTCCACTCTGCGAAGCAGAGGGAAACTCTTTGACTAGTTCGTCACATTCATATATTGTGCATTTGGGCGCGAGCGCAACGGGCGCACTGGGGAATACTCCAGGCACAGGTTCGACTCCTGCGCGTCAGGTTGCATGAGTCGGTGTAATCATGCAGTCTGACGTACAGGAGTATAACTTTGGCAGAGTGGCCGCGGACTGAGGAATTCAGTCGTCATTCAGAGAACCTGAAGGCAGTTAGTGCCGATCTGAGGCAATTGCAGAGGATTCATAAGTCTCTAATTCGACAGGGCGGGGAAGCTGCAGCAAAGAACACGGCTCCCGAGGTGTGGGCCATATCTCGCATGCACTACCTAACGTTGGGTGTCTGGGCCGAGGCGTCACTTAGGAAAATACTCACCGACCCTACAGGTTTCAACGATAGGGAGCGGGGTGTCGTTTGGCGTAATTCCAGCCAAGAGACGCAGTGGTTATCCACTATCGAGTTCGCGGCTCGTAGGCACTTTTCTGTGCCGATGCACTTACCGGTGAGCAGCGTGACGACTGATCCGCGTTTTTTTCAGCGAT is a genomic window containing:
- a CDS encoding Lrp/AsnC family transcriptional regulator, coding for MPESSLNPLDLRIINALQIYPRAPWTQLAPILGADAATLNRRWRDLHAAGSAWISTFDTGSWEAGALVEINCHSGANLRVAAALAETPEAIGVDLTAGGRDIVATVAASSEAALWAYLLDELPLVDGIESVRSHPIARNVFDGSAWRVRALDAVETSQVQALLPAAGGRPAGRNARLEREIIAVLNQDGRATATAIGTALGESARHIRETLAQMTASGRLHQRTDLVRGASGWPVSAWYFLRVPASKLDAVAARLPHLDELRIVSHTVGPYDLIMGVWLKSLAEVQRLEQHLEVKLSGVSTADRSVVLRSVKQLGQILDHRGRATGRSNLHAV
- a CDS encoding hemerythrin domain-containing protein, which codes for MTDFFTAQPGETAAPLPPGPILCTGTVGMRRVHRFFLWAYDEAPGLVRSTPIGDTDRAAYVGEVLGNFDSVLHIHHEGEDLLMYPQLAGRAPGCALHVAQMLEQHRQVGQRLEHIEPVRRRWMETADAAAGEELAERYEDLSALLKVHLRREVTEVMPVVDRVLSEKEMDAVGQHGIEQFDKKFLVGYLGMMMATNPLDDRKAFFKEIPAPVRLAYRLVGRRMYRRQYSSLFPGREIPETL
- a CDS encoding RNA polymerase sigma factor: MEESRLRVLTPQVIAVLVRRGADFAAAEDAVQDALLEALRTWPENPPRDPKGWLVTAAWRKFLDAARAESSRRRRELRIDAEPAPGVVGSTDDTLQLYFLCAHPSLSPSSAVALTLRAVGGLTTRQIAAAYLVGEATMAQRISRAKRTVAGVRFDTPGDVATVLRVLYLVFNEGYSGDVDLAAEAIRLTRQLAAAVDHPEVRGLLALMLLHHARRPARIDDGGRLVPLAQQDRGRWDTRAISEGVGILQRALARDRLGEYQAQAAVAALHADAQKAEETDWPQIVQWYDELVRLTGSPVAKLNRAVAVGEADGPRAGLAALAELEASLPRHTAARAYLHEKSGDVEQAARLYTEAALLAPNLAERNHLTLQAARLNAAARHRSG
- a CDS encoding YciI family protein, which encodes MAKFLLLKHYRGAPEALNNVPMDQWTPDEVAAHMQFMEDYAERLQANGEYVEGQALSPEGTFVRYDGEGRPPVTDGPFAETKDLIAGWFAIDVDGYDRALELAGELSAAPAAGGKPLHEWIEVRPFLAAPVTITE
- a CDS encoding DUF2231 domain-containing protein, which gives rise to MSEVSLPLRLARAVGTSPVAERVAAAQEFLYKPVLEWARKSPFHTGVLGHSIHPPLTDLTLGCWGSASILDVAGGPQSRHGAAVLVGAGLAAAVPTAIAGASDWAGMTGDARRIGAVHALGTDVAVFTNAGSLIARARGRHGLGVALALAGNAVLAGSGFLGGHLALNRGTARRVPVDV
- a CDS encoding alpha/beta fold hydrolase, which encodes MASEVRNLRLHTGITVPCLVQGDADAPPVLLLHAWAESRRSFDRLLPGLANFRVYAPDLRGHGDAAKPQDGYSLAEQAADAAAVLDALEVATTSVLGSSSGGYVAQQLAIEHPDRVAALVLVGSPLTLQGRPGFADDVNGLTDPVAEDWVRGFLASFPLIQEVPPWFMEDRVRDGVKMPAHAWKLSLRGLYTAVPPTETGTIDVPTLILLGGQDGLLPRADQDTLAARIDGAELKIYPDAAHLVLWECPEQVAADTTAFLTSLA
- a CDS encoding ATP-dependent nuclease, with amino-acid sequence MALGMQDHSEIRDSELKELSNRVSKRSYGSYMLAMHLNKLRAYSGASIRFDFPVTALVGPNGGGKTTVLGAAALIFEAIPPRRFFAKSGKYDASMLNWKVEYELLERDSKNTVATRTASYRKSKWNRTGIKRPVLLFGVTRTIPASERTDLHSFIGGSFEGYSEQVLSEGTREAVQRILGKEAQRYLLVDASKMSDKKLYAATTPSGDAYSEFHFGAGEASVIRIVADIEKSPDESLILIEEIENGLHPVATKRLVEYLIGVARRKSCQVIFSTHSNDALAPLPDEAVWSCNNGTLAQGKLDVGALRTLTGQVQASFAIFVEDRFAEEMALAALRRYHRTMGVDLLGVAIHAVGGHGNAAKFARAHNDNPAISFRAMAILDGDMKDKVDQDKMIVAFPGDSDPELHVAISIASILDRVAAKIAVSFGLPVSEQTRVSEVIRSRMRTNHDPHVLFEQIGEDLDFTAGITVERTFLGLWAEEFPEEVEAIFAPVKAVMPRRSSKPQASLA